Part of the Chromatiales bacterium 21-64-14 genome, GCCGAATACCGTATACCCGGCACCTGCCGGGGTGTCGGCGTGATGGTCCAGCGCCAAGTTGTCCCCCAGATTGATATAGAACTGGCTGGTGGCCGAATTCGGATCTGAGGTGCGTGCCATCGCAATAGTACCCCGCAGGTTCTTCAAACCGTTAGCGGCCTCGTTGGGAATCGGCGCGTGGGTGGCTTTTTGCTGAAAATGTTCCGTATAGCCGCCGCCCTGAATCACAAAGCCGGGAATGACGCGATGGAAGATGGTGCCGTCGTAGAAACCCTCATGCACGTAGCGGAGAAAATTGGCCACCGTCTTCGGGGCCTTGCCGGGGAACAGTTCCACCACGAAACGCCCGGCGCTGGTATCGAAGGTCACGCGCCCACCACCTCCGGCGGCCCATGCGCCGGCACTGGTCGTCAAACCGATGATCAATCCGAGCCCCGCTGCCATTGCGCACCACCGCCGCGACCACTGTGTCATGCATCACCTCCTGCGTGTGTAACCGGCCGCCGCACGCGGCTACCACCGGTATTTATCCCAAAGCTCCGGATGGGCCCACTGGTCCGGATTGAGCCAGTCCGGGGTGCTCTTGTAATCGTACAGATCAAACCGGTACAGATGCACCGGCCCGTCTTCCCCGGGGCACTGCGCCACCAGTTGCAAGCCGTAGCCCAACAGGTCGTTGCGGGTCCAGTGGCTGGCATGGCCGGGCCATCGCGCGCCGATCGGCACGCGGACCAGCAGAGACCGCGCATGCAGATCCCGCAACCGGGACAAAAGCACGCCGGCGCCCTGCGCCGGGAGCTGCTCCAGGGCGCCGGCCACCAACGCCAGGTCGCAGCGCGGCACGCCTGCCAATTCCGCCGCCGGATCCGTCCCGGTGATGCCCACCACCCGGCAATCGGGGTGTGCATCCGCGTAGTCCTGGAGCCATTGCGCCGCCTGGGCACCCACCGTCAGGATCGAGCGCGGACCCAGCGCCGCGGTCACCCGTAATACCTGCTCCCGGCATCCATCGCCCATGGGCCCTCCACGGACCTGTGCCCTGTATGGCACCGTCGGCCGCAACCCTGCGGGCGACGGCCAGGGACCATTATCGCCGGAACGGTGCAGTGGTGGAACCGCCGCCGGGATTCCATCCCCACAAGCGCCCGGGCGCGGCGCGGAAACGGGGCCAGCACCGTACCCGTTCCATGCCGATGACGGGCGGCGGATATGCCGCCCCCGGGGCGTAGCGGACCGGGACGCGCTTCCATTGACCATGGCTTTGGAGCAGAATTCCCGCAGACTTATGACCCAATCCCTCTTTGCAGGAAAGACCCGGCTGCGCGCCCGCGCGCTTTTCGTCGGCGGTCGGATCGACGTGCGCGCCCTGGAGAACGCGGAGCGGCTGGCGAACTCCCCGCTGGTGGTGCGTGCCGGCGCGCAAGGCGCCGCAGTGTTGTTCCGTTATGGCGTGCTGGTCCTGTTCGGCATCCTGCCCCTGGAAGAGGTGTCCTTTCTGAGCGCCCTGGCGCCGCTGATTAACGATCGCTCCGAGCGCCCGGAAAGCGAAGAGGTGGAGCTCGTCGTCGATCCCAATCAGGACGAGCGGATCGACGGCAGCGGCGCCATCGTGCTCAACGCCCCCGGCATCGATCGCCTGCAGATCGTCGCCGACATCCTGGCAAAGAGCGTCGTACTGGCCCACTACGAGGCGCGGGTGGCCAAGGTATTCGACCGCATCGAACCCCTGGCCGCCGATCTTCAACGCAGCGGGCGGACCGGCCACCAGGGCAAGGAACTGCTACACCAGATCGGCGACGTGCTGCTCACCCAGCAGCACATGGTCGGTCGCGTGGAGGTGGTGGAAAAACCCGAGATGCTGTGGGACCACCCGGAACTGGAACGGCTCTACAACCGGCTGCGCGACGAGTACGAGCTGCGCGAACGCCACCGCGCACTGGATCGTAAATTGGAACTGATCTCGCGCACCGCGGAAACGGTGCTGGAATTGGTACAGACGCGGCGCAGCCTGCGGGTGGAATGGTACATCGTGGTCCTGATCCTGGTGGAGATCGTGCTGACCCTCTACCAGATGTTCTTCCGTCACTGAACCCGCGCCACCGGCAGCAGGCACCGCCGCCGCCTGGGTCCCGCGTCATAGATCCGGGTTCCCAGCCGGGGTCCGACCTGTAACCGACGAGTCACGCGCCTATCATCCTCCCGTCATGGCCGTCTGCTGTAGTGTGAATCCGGCACCACTACACGGGGCAACAGACCATGACGTTTTCCATACGACATTGGCTGCAACGGTTCCGCGACCCCATAGGCCGGCAGCGGCCGGGGGAAGACCCCGCACGGCTCGGGGAGGCCATCCACGATGACCTGCTGCTGGCCTACCGTGCCCAGGAGTTGGAGCGGCTGCGTGACGGGCTGCGGATCGCCTACGGCGACCCGCCGCGAGTGCGCCCGGCGGCCCGCTAATGGACCGCCCTGCGCACCGCGGTACGGACGCACCCGGTGCGCGCTGGCAGCGTCCCCGGACGCGGCATTCCCGCCAGTTGCAAAATGCGAATCCTGTGCTTTACTTCATGGTGTCGATCGCGATCCGACGACAAGCCGGACGAAGTCCATGACGACTTTCGAGCCGCCTACGCCCGCCTACCCGGCGGGCTTTTATTTCGCGTCGGCGGAATCACCCTGGAGGCCCGTCCAGGCACCCACCATGACGGCGTTCCGAGGCGTCCGGGGCACGCGGCCGCAGGCGCGTGGAACTCCACACGGCGCATCCTTCCACTCGGGTTCTCACCCGCCGTCCGCCCTCCCGGTAGTCGCGGTCCCCCGATTTCGCAATTCCGTCATGGTCCTGACACCACCGCGTCACGTGTAGTGTCTACGCTGCGGCTCCCAGTGGTCGTCGCCCACGGGGGCGGCGCCGAGCGGGAGGTCCGCGGACGATGCCATCGATCACACCGGTCAAACCCGTCACGCCGGCCGCCAAACTCTCGCGGCCGATGCCCGTCCCGCCCTCCACCGAATCCGCACTGCGCGCACTGGGTCTTTTGAACCTTCCGCGCCAACGGCTGCTGGAATCGTTGCCCTTCACCCTGGGCGACGTCACCGCCGGCTCCGAGACAGAACTCCAGGCGGCGGTGGCAGGGCTGCCTCAGGATGTGGATCTTGCGCTGCAGATCCGGGAATCCAACTACTTCGCTAACGTGGTACGCCACGCAGCGGTGGCCGACACCCCGCAGCGCGCGGTCACGCAGATCGAACAGTTCCTCTCCGACAATCCGGATCAGGTCTGGGAGAACAGCTGGGTACGCATCCGCCGCTCCGACCTGGGCGTCTACGCCGCGCGGGTACTGGAGGAGGATCTGCGCCGCAACCGGCACGAGCCCCACGGCCCCATGCGCCACGATGCCCACCGCTTCCTGTGCAAGGACGCTAACGGCAAGCCCCAGGTCCGCGTGCCGATCAGCTACCTCCTCAAACTGTCTCTCGCGCAGGTCGTGGGCTCCCGGGAGCCGATCCCGGCGCTGATCGAGCAGACCGCACGCCGGCTGATGAAGCACTATCTCAATGACCACTGCTCCCCGGAAACCCTCTCATTCCACATCAGCCGTCTGCGCCCGGAAACCGGCATGGGTGACGCCGTCGCGCGCGAGACGGCAAAGCGTTTTCTGCTCACTCACCTGCTGGTGCTCTACGCCAACATGCGTTTCGGCCTGCGCGAGAGCGGCCAAGCCGCGCTGGTGTACTGCTCCCCGCACCCACCAGTACGCCAGCGACGCTTGAACGACTGCATCTCGGATACTTTTTATCGGGAATTGTTCGTCAGCCCCTGTCTGTCGGGCTGGGAGGACGGCGAGCGCAAGCACGCCTACATGATGCTCTGCCACGAAGTGCTGAGCCGCAGCCAGTTCAACGCCGTTAGCAAGCTGCGCGAGGCCGGGATCATTACCCGCGATCTGGTGGTGCTGCCCAACCTGTCGAACGTGAGCCTGGCCAACAACGGAACCCATGTGAGCCTCGGCAGCATCCGTCTGCGCGCGGCGCTACAGGACCCCGGATCCGGGTTCGGCGCGCGCGAGGAAAAATGCCTCGGCGACCTGGCCATCAAGATCTCCGAGCACTTTCTACCGTTGTTCGCGGGAAACTACAGCGCCGCCCCTTACCGCATCGACTTCCACGACTTTCACCCGGAGAAGGTACTCGCCTTCCTGCCCCACGAGCTGGACTACACCCATCTGCGGATGCTCTGGCGCGGCTGGCGACAAAAGGCAAGCCTGCGTTTTCTGGGGCATGCCCGAACCCCGCTCGGCCCCCGTTGGCTAGATCAGTCCCTGGCGACGCTGCTGCGCCTGCGCGGCGACCTGGTCCCGGATTTCCGTTTGATCGACTATCTCGTAGCCCTGGGCAGCACCGACCAGAGCCCGGCCCTGGACGGCACGCCCGGCAACGACGAGCGCTTGAAGCGAGATCTGGCCGACCTGGGAATATTCGATGCCGGCATGTCCGTCTACCAGCTCATGCGCCTGCGCACCATGCATCAGATGGGTTACTCAGGTTTCGAGGGCCGCCATTACAGCCTGTTCGAGGACCTGCGCGCCGATCTGGGCCGCGCGGTCAACCTGCAGACCCTCGTCTCAGTCCTCGCCTTCAAGTACATCACCGCGGGCAGAATCGGCCACGCGGAGATCCCCGACACGCGCTTCGTGGAAAGCGAGCGGCGTCAGATCCTGTTTGCCACGGCCATCGGGCTGCCCGCCTTCTACGTGCGCCACGACACCGGCAACCGCTTCCTGCGCCGGGTGCTGGAGCGCACCGCCCGGATCCGCCCGAGCCGCCGCTACCGGAATTACCTGAAGGTGCCACTGCCGGAATACCGCAAGGCGCTGCTGCGCCTGATCCTGGACGACGGGGCGGATCTCGCCCAAATGCTGGGGATGGAGGAGACCCTGCGCGATCTGCGCGAGCGCCTCGAACAACCCGCACTATCCGCGGCGGGACGGCTCACGGCCGGGATCCTGGCCGAGGCCGGCACCCGGTCCGCCCTGGCGCTGAGCGGCGCGGAGTTCAACCGCGCAGCGGAACGCTATTACCGGGGCCCGCTGAAACTGCGCTATGTCCGCGACGGACTCGATCGCTTGGACCATGACCTGCACCGGTTCGATCAGGAACCCTCCCTGGAACCCGCCTACCGGCACGCCTTGCGCCAGGTCCTTGGCGATCAACCAGCGGCCGGGTTTCTCGAACGGATCCGCCCGGCGCTGTTGCGCGACCATCCCCGCGAGGAGGATCTCCACCGGCTGATCTGCCTGTTGCTGATCAGCATTCATCGTGACACGGCGCACGCCGACGCCGAGCTGGAACCGGGTCAGGAAGGCGATCATGTACCGCCACCAGTACGTCGAGCGGGAAACGGGTAAGGTACGAACCGAAACCATTTACGCCGACCGTCTGGTCCGCGTGTTGTATTCGCACGCGCGCGAACACGCGCCGGTACTGTTCCGGGCGTTGACCAGCCGGCGGGTATCGGGCTTGCTCGGTTTCCTGAACTACGATTTGGCCATCGGCGCGCGTATTACCGGCGGCACGCGCTTCCTGCGTCGGCTCGGAGTGGATCTCTCGGAGTGCCTGGACGATCCCCAAGAGTTGGACACCGTGCGCAAAATATTCGAGCGGCGGATCCGCTACTGGGAATGCCGCCCCATGCCCGAGGATCCGCGCGTCGTGGTGTCGCCCGCGGACGCGCGGCTGCTGGTAGGGTCATTCGCGCAAGCCTCGGCGCTGTATCTGAAGGACAAGTTCTTCGACTATGAGGAGCTGCTGGGTCGGGACCGGCGCCGCTGGCTGGACGCATTTCATAACGGCGATTGGGCGCTGCTGCGCCTGACACCGGACAAGTATCACTACAACCACTGCCCGGTCTCTGGACAGGTGGAAGACCACTACGAGATTCCCGGCCCTTATCACTCCTGCAATCCTTCTGCCGTGGTCACCATGGCGACCCCATTTTCGAAGAACCGCCGCGTGATCACCGTGATCGACACCGACGTTCCGGGTGGCACCGGTGTCGGGCGGGTCGCCATGGTCGAAGTGGTCGCGCTGATGATCGGCGAAGTCGTGCAATGCTACAGCGAGAACGGGTACGCACAACCACGCGGTGTGGAGCCCGGCATGTTTCTGCTCCGCGGCGCGCCGAAGAGTCTGTACCGCCCGGGCAGCAGTACTGATGTGGTGCTGTTCCAGCGCGAGCGGGTCCGGTTCGACGCGGACCTGCTCCGCAACCGCGCGCAAGACCAGGTGGTCAGCCGCTACTCGTTGGGCTTCGACGCACTATTGGCGGAGACCGACGTGCGGGTGCGCTCCTCGATCGCGCGGCCCATTTCATGAACGCCGGACCATCCACTATCCATCGGAAAACCTTATAGGAGTCCCGCTCATGAACCGCGAAACCTTTGTCGCTCTGCTCGGCCTGAGCTTCGCGTTGCTGCTCACCTGGGGCTTCCGCACCCTGCCGGGCGAGCGCTGGCAGATACTCGCCACGATTCCCCTGGGCAAGGATGCAGACGGTGCGTGGCGCGGCGTCAATCTCACCTACTACGGGCTGCTGTCCGCCACCGCCTACGTGGTCGCGCTGGCGGTGATGTTCATCCTGAGTGGATCGGTCGGAGTACCGCCGTTGGCAATCCTGGCCCTCGGGCTCGCCACCTTGTCGGTCTGCGTACCAGCGGCGCGTGTCGTGGCGCGCATTGTGGAAGGCAAACGCCATACATTCAGCGTCGCCGGGGCATTCTTCGTAGCCGTTCCCCTGGCGCCGGTGCTGCTGTCCGCCGCCAACCGCATCTTCGCCCACCGCCTCGGCCATGGGCTGCCGTTGTTGCCGCTGCTCGCGGCCATGGCCATCGCCTACAGCATCGGGGAAGGCCTCGGGCGGCTGGCCTGCATCAGCTTTGGCTGCTGCTACGGACAGTCCATTTCCGAGGCGCACCCGGTGCTGCGCCGGGTGTTTTCCCGGGTCCACTTCCGCTTTTCCGGTGCCATGAAAAAGATCGCCTACGCCGGCGGCCTACAGGACGTCCCGGTGATCCCGGTTCAGGCCATCACCTCCGTGCTGTATGTCAGCACCGGCCTGGTCGGTGTCGCACTTTTTCTTCACGCCCACTATCTCGCCGCCTACCTGGTGGTCATGGTGATCACCCAGTCCTGGCGGGTGCTGTCTGAGACCCTGCGGGCAGACTACCGGGGCGGCGGGCGCATCTCCGCTTACCAATTCATGGCGGTAACATCCGCCGCGCTGGGGATCGTCATCGGGTGGTGGCTGGCGGGCGGCGCCGCGCCCGAGCCTTCTCTGGCTGCGGGCCTCGCGGCGCTCTGGAATCCGTATGTCTTGTTATTCCTGCAAGGATGCTGGCTCGCGACCTTCCTCTACACCGGGCGCAGCATGGTCACCGAGGCCACCGTTTCGCTGCGGGTGTGCCGCGAGCGGATCTGAACGCCGACCTGGATCGGACCCGGTGCTCCAGCACCGCGGGCAGCGGGCGGGGCGCTACCATGAGCGCCGCTGGGCCTGTTATCCTGACTTCCCGGATCC contains:
- a CDS encoding cyclophilin; this translates as MAAGLGLIIGLTTSAGAWAAGGGGRVTFDTSAGRFVVELFPGKAPKTVANFLRYVHEGFYDGTIFHRVIPGFVIQGGGYTEHFQQKATHAPIPNEAANGLKNLRGTIAMARTSDPNSATSQFYINLGDNLALDHHADTPAGAGYTVFGRVVEGMDVVDRIAQVPTGAVGPFPSDAPLTAVVIRRVTIATGAGAAAPRHGAHPAPAHGTR
- a CDS encoding phosphatidylserine decarboxylase, with the translated sequence MMYRHQYVERETGKVRTETIYADRLVRVLYSHAREHAPVLFRALTSRRVSGLLGFLNYDLAIGARITGGTRFLRRLGVDLSECLDDPQELDTVRKIFERRIRYWECRPMPEDPRVVVSPADARLLVGSFAQASALYLKDKFFDYEELLGRDRRRWLDAFHNGDWALLRLTPDKYHYNHCPVSGQVEDHYEIPGPYHSCNPSAVVTMATPFSKNRRVITVIDTDVPGGTGVGRVAMVEVVALMIGEVVQCYSENGYAQPRGVEPGMFLLRGAPKSLYRPGSSTDVVLFQRERVRFDADLLRNRAQDQVVSRYSLGFDALLAETDVRVRSSIARPIS
- a CDS encoding prolipoprotein diacylglyceryl transferase — encoded protein: MNRETFVALLGLSFALLLTWGFRTLPGERWQILATIPLGKDADGAWRGVNLTYYGLLSATAYVVALAVMFILSGSVGVPPLAILALGLATLSVCVPAARVVARIVEGKRHTFSVAGAFFVAVPLAPVLLSAANRIFAHRLGHGLPLLPLLAAMAIAYSIGEGLGRLACISFGCCYGQSISEAHPVLRRVFSRVHFRFSGAMKKIAYAGGLQDVPVIPVQAITSVLYVSTGLVGVALFLHAHYLAAYLVVMVITQSWRVLSETLRADYRGGGRISAYQFMAVTSAALGIVIGWWLAGGAAPEPSLAAGLAALWNPYVLLFLQGCWLATFLYTGRSMVTEATVSLRVCRERI